The Candidatus Caccoplasma merdavium genome window below encodes:
- a CDS encoding 4Fe-4S binding protein, whose protein sequence is MAYVISDDCIACGTCMSECPSDAISEGDIYKINPDKCVDCGTCADACPTGAIHPGE, encoded by the coding sequence ATGGCTTACGTTATTAGCGATGACTGCATTGCTTGCGGTACCTGCATGAGCGAATGTCCCTCCGACGCTATCTCCGAAGGCGATATCTACAAAATCAACCCCGACAAATGCGTTGATTGCGGTACTTGCGCCGATGCTTGCCCCACTGGTGCTATCCACCCGGGTGAATAA